A window from Canis lupus familiaris isolate Mischka breed German Shepherd chromosome 18, alternate assembly UU_Cfam_GSD_1.0, whole genome shotgun sequence encodes these proteins:
- the OR5AQ1 gene encoding olfactory receptor family 5 subfamily AQ member 1: MAGWNHTGVKEFLLVGLTENPNLQIPLFLLFTLIYFTTLAGNWGMIMLIWLNAQLHTPMYFFLSNLSFCDICYSTVFAPKMLVNFLSKHKSSTFSGCVLQSFFFAVYVTTEGILLSMMAYDRYVAIANPLLYRVIMTQRVCIQMVLASYLGGLINSLTHTIGLLKLDFCGPNIVNHYFCDIPPLLRLSCSDAHNNEMLLLIFSGVIAMFTFTIIMVSYMCIIMAIQRIRSAEGRRKAFSTCASHLTAVTLFYGSVTFSYIQPSSQYSLEQEKVSAVFYTLVIPMLNPLIYSLRNKDVKDAAKRSIWWKRT, translated from the coding sequence ATGGCAGGTTGGAATCATACAGGGGTGAAGGAATTCCTTCTGGTAGGTTTAACAGAAAACCCTAATTTGCAGATCcctctttttttgcttttcaccCTTATTTACTTCACCACTCTGGCAGGTAACTGGGGCATGATTATGTTGATCTGGTTAAATGCCCAACTTCATACTCCTATGTACTTCTTCCTTAGCAACCTCTCTTTTTGTGATATCTGCTACTCTACTGTCTTTGCTCCAAAGATGTTGGTCAATTTCCTATCGAAACACAAGTCCAGCACATTTTCTGGTTGTGTTctacagagtttcttttttgcAGTATATGTAACCACAGAAGGCATCCTCCTATCTATGATGGcttatgaccgctatgtggcaaTAGCTAATCCTTTGTTGTATAGAGTCATAATGACCCAAAGAGTTTGTATTCAGATGGTCCTTGCATCTTACTTGGGTGGGCTCATTAACTCACTGACACATACAATAGGTTTGCTCAAACTGGACTTCTGTGGTCCTAACATTGTGAATCATTATTTCTGTGACATTCCCCCTCTTCTGAGACTCTCTTGCTCTGATGCCCACAACAATGAGAtgctgcttttaatattctctGGGGTCATTGCAATGTTCACTTTCACTATAATTATGGTCTCTTATATGTGCATTATCATGGCCATCCAGAGAATCCGCTCAGCTGAGGGGAGGCGCAAAGCCTTCTCTACTTGTGCCTCTCATCTGACTGCCGTGACATTATTCTATGGGTCTGTGACCTTTAGTTACATCCAGCCAAGTTCCCAGTATTCCCTGGAACAGGAGAAGGTCTCTGCTGTGTTTTATACATTGGTCATCCCCATGCTAAACCCATTGATTTATAGCCTACGAAATAAGGATGTAAAAGATGCAGCCAAGAGGTCCATATGGTGGAAGAGAACTTAA